The Pseudomonas sp. PDM14 genomic interval CAGACGGTGGATCACCCCACCCGCCTCGTGGCTCTCCTCCACCGCCAGCAGCGTCTGCCAGGCCGGCACGTAGCTCAGCTCGCCATAGCGGCAGTGCAGCCGAGCCGTCACAGCGCAGGGTGCACCGATATCGCCGTCACCGCCGGCCAGCGTCAGCAGATAAACCTGCTGATCCGCCTCGTTGACGAACGCCACCCCGGCGGCTGTCGGGCAGCAGGCGCCGCCGCCGTATTCGTAGACGCGGCTGCGCACCGAATAGCCTGGCGGCGTCAGCTCATGACGCTGGCCATCGCGGTAGAACCACAATCCGCAACGCGCCTGCTGCGGATCGAATTCCACCCACAGCAGGCCGCCGTGGGCGGCGTGCAACTCGGCGAAGTCGCGCGAAGCGGCAGCGGCCTGCTCGGCAGACCAGCGCGGGGGCGCGCCAGGCCCCGTGGAAACACCGGCCTGACCACTGCGGCCCTCAGGCCTTGCAGATGATCCTGGATGCTTTTTCATTGCGGAATTTCAACGCCTCCATGCCCAGCGCAGCGTGCTCAGCCTCTTCGCGGGCGGCGAGGATCAGGCCGTGGTGCTCGGACTTGCTGCACACCGGGTCGGTCTTGTCGGCATCGCCGGTGAGCATGAACGCCTGGCAGCGGCAGCCGCCGAAGTCGCGGTCCTTCTCGTCGCAGGAACGGCACGGCTCGGGCATCCAGGCATCGCCGCGGTAACGGTTGAAGCCGAACGAGTCGAACCAGATGTGCTGCAGGCTGTGCTCGCGCACGTTGGGAAATTTCACCGGCAGTTGCCGTGCGCTGTGGCACGGCAAGGCGGTGCCGTCCGGGGTGATGTCGAGGAACAGCTTGCCCCAGCCGCTCATGCAGGCCTTGGGCCGCTCCTCGTAGTAGTCGGGGGTGACGAAGATCAGCTTGCACGGGTGGTTCTGCGCCGCCAGCTTGTCGCGCCACTCGTTGGTGATGCGTTCGGCGCGCTGCAGCTGCTCGCGGGTGGGCAACAACCCGGCGCGGTTGAGTTCGGCCCAGCCGTAGAACTGGCAGGTGGCCAGCTCCACGTAATCGGCCTCCAGCTCGATGCACAGCTCGATGATGCGGTCGATGCTGTCGATGTTGTGCCGGTGGGTGACGAAGTTGAGCACCATCGGGTAACCATGCGCCTTCACCGCGCGGGCCATCGCCAGCTTGTGGGCGAAGGCCTTCTTCGAGCCGGCGAGCAGGTTGTTCACCTCCTCGTCGGCGGCCTGGAAGCTGACCTGGATATGGTCGAGGCCGGCGTCGGCGAACTCGGCGATACGCTTCTCGGTGAGGCCGATGCCGGAGGTGATCAGGTTGGTGTAGTAACCCAGGCCACGGGCCGCGCGGATCAGCTCGGCGAGGTCCTGGCGCACCAGCGGCTCGCCACCGGAAAAGCCCAGCTGCGCGGCGCCCAGTTCACGGGCCTGGCGGAACACGTCGATCCACTGCGCGGTGCTCAGCTCCTCGCCGTGGCGGGCAAAGTCCAGTGGGTTGGAGCAGTACGGGCACTGCAGCGGGCAGCGGTAGGTCAGCTCGGCGAGCAGCCACAGCGGCGGGCCCACCGCGGGCACGCCGGCGGCACCGACGCTAGGCGTATTCGATCCAGAACTGAGCATGGGCCACCTCGAGAAAGGCCAGGATGTCTTCATCGATTCCCGGTACATCGGGGAACTGCCCCGTCAGCTCGGCGATGATTGCCGTCACGTCACGCTGGCCATCGATGCGCTGGAGAATTTCCCCGGCGCTGTCGTTGAGCTTGACCATGCCCTCCGGGTACAGCAGCACGTGGCAACCCTGGGCGGGCTCGAATTGCAGGCGGAAACCGCGGCGGATGCGCGGCACCTGGGGCAGGATGGCGATGCTCATGAAGGTGACTCCGATGCGGTGCGCGCGGCGCACCCTACGTGGGATGCGGGGTTGGCGGGTGGCGCCAGCTGGATGCGGTTCACAGGGCAATCCCCCGGTGCCAGACGCGCTCGCGGGTCACCGTGTGGTACGGCGCGCGCGCCAACTCGTAGGCCATGCTCATGGCGTCGAGCATGCTCCACAGCACGTCGAGCTTGAACTGCAGAATCTGCAGCATGCGCTCCTGGGCGTCGCGGGTGCGGTAGTGTTCGAGGGTGATGCGCAGGCCGTGGTCGACATCGCGGCGCGCTTCCTTGAGGCGCTTGCGGAAGTAGTCGTAACCGCCGGCGTCGATCCACGGGTAGTGCTGCGGCCAGCTGTCCAGGCGCGACTGGTGGATCTGTGGGGCGAACAGCTCGGTCAGCGAGCTGCTTGCCGCCTCCTGCCAGCCGGCACGGCGAGCGAAATTGACGTAGGCGTCGACGGCGAAGCGCACACCCGGCAGCACCAGCTCGGTAGACAGCACCTGCTCGCGGTCCAGGCCGACGGCTTCGGCCAGGCGCAGCCAGGCCTCAATGCCACCCTCCTCGCCAGGCGCGCCATCGTGGTCGAGGATGCGCTGCACCCACTCGCGGCGGGCGTCGCGGTCCGTGCAGTTGGCCATGATCGCCGCGTCCTTCAGCGGGATGCTCAGCTGGTAGTAGAAGCGGTTGGCGACCCAGCCCTGGATCTGCTCGCGGCTGGCGCGGCCTTCGTACATCGCCACATGGAACGGGTGATGGATGTGGTAGTAGGCGCCCTTGGCGCGCAGCGCCTGTTCGAATTCGGCGGGGCTCATGGCAGGCTGACTCATCTCTGCTCCTTGTTATTGTCGTTAGCGATGATCCGAGCGGCTCGCGGTGCGCACGGTGCACCCTACGAAGTCACGGCGCGGTATCTACAGCTCGATGCTCATGCCATCCCATGCCACCTCGATGCCGTGGGCGACAAGCTCACCGCGCTCGGCCGAGTCGATGTCGAGGATCGGGTTGGTGTTGTTGATGTGGATGAGTACTTTGCGCGGCCCGCTGATACCGTCGAGCACCTCGATCATGCCGCCGGGGCCGCTCTGGCACAGGTGGCCCATCTCGCTGCCGAGCTTGTCGCCGACCTCGCACACGCGCATCTCGTCGTCGCGCCACAGGGTGCCGTCCACCAGCAGGCAGTCGGCGCGGCGCATCCAGGCCAGCAGGTTGTCATCGACCTCGCCCAGGCCCGGCGCGTAGAACAGCTTGCCGCCGCTGCGCAGGTCTTCGACGAACAGGCCGATGTTGTCGCCCGGGTGCGGATTGCCGCGGTGTGGCGAATACGGTGGCGCGCTGCTGCGCAGGGGGATGGCGGTGAAACGCAGGTTGGCGCAGGCCGGCACGCTGAACGGCTGGCCATCGAGGTGGATCGGCCGCCACTGCAGGCCGCCGTTCCAGTGTTCGAGCATGTTGAACAGCGGGAAGCCGCTGGTCAGGTCCTGGTGGACCATCTCCGTGCACCAGACCTGATGCGGGCAGCCTTCGCGCAGGGTCAGCAGGCCGGTGGTATGGTCGATCTGGCTGTCGAGCAGGATGATCCCGTCGATCGCCGTGTCGCGCAGGCGCCGCGCCGGTTGCAGCGCGGGGAAGTTCTCGATCTGCGCGCGGATGTCGGGCGAGGCGTTGCACAGCACCCAGTGGATGCCGTCGTCACTCAGGGCGATGGACGACTGGGTGCGCGGCTGGGCCCGCAGGCGGCCACTGCGCATGCCGCTGCAATTGCGGCAGTTGCAGTTCCACTGGGGGAAACCGCCACCGGCGGCCGAGCCGAGAATCTGGATATGCATGGCAGGTGCTCTGCAAGCTGGAAGCCCCGGCGAACCGGGGCCTGGGCATCAGCGGTTGGCGAAGTACAGGGTCACTTCGAAACCAAGGCGCATGTCGGTGAAGTTGGGTTTAGTCCACATGGGTAGGTCCTCTTTTTATTGAGATCGGCACATGCCGACAGGTCGAGTTAACCACCAGGTCCGACACCCCCGAATGATACTTTCGAAGGAGTTACGGTCCTGATTTGGTAGCGGGCGCGCGACAGCTGTCCGCCTGCCCGCTACAGCTGTCGCATTTCTGCGACGACTGCGAAAACCGTCGCCGGGGCCGTTGATCACGGGCCCGGCGCTCAAGCGCGAGCCCTGCAGCGACATGGCCCGACACCGGCATGTGCTTTGCTGGATGCCTGATGTTCGACGGAAGGATGACTGCACGCACCGTCGTACAAGGCTATGGTTGCAGCATTCGCCAGACAGGCCGACCACAACAACAAGATGCCGGCGCGCACACTGCGCCGCCGGCCACATGGAGCGCCCATGACCCTGCATGCCGTGGAAACCAGCCCCAGCGAACTCGCTGCCTTCGTCAGCGATCACTTCCCCGAACGCAGCATTCGCCCGGACGGGCTGATCGCCCAGTCGTGGTACCGCAGCGTCACTCAGCACAACCTCAACCCGCGCGGGCGCTGCATCAAGAACATCCTCACCGCCGAGGAAATTCGCCTGCACCAGGCCCAGCACGAGGAATACCTGAAGATCGCCAGCCAGGGCGTCACCGGCCTGGCCAAGCGCGTGGTGCAGGCCGGTTTCGCCGTGCTGCTCAGCGATGAACACGGCATCACCCTGGATGCGCGCCTGCCCAGCAAGCGCGACCCGTATACCGAATCCGGGCTGATCGTCGGTGCCCGCTGGGACGAGTCGGTAGCCGGCACCAACGGCATCGGCACCACCCTGGCCGCGGCCCAGGCGATGACCATCCACCGCGAGGAACACTTCCTCACCTCGAACTTCCGCCTGAGCTGCTCGGTGTCGCCGATCTTCGACGCCCAGGGTCTGCTGCGCGGCTGCCTCAACGCCACCTGCTTGAACAG includes:
- the pqqC gene encoding pyrroloquinoline-quinone synthase PqqC; this encodes MSQPAMSPAEFEQALRAKGAYYHIHHPFHVAMYEGRASREQIQGWVANRFYYQLSIPLKDAAIMANCTDRDARREWVQRILDHDGAPGEEGGIEAWLRLAEAVGLDREQVLSTELVLPGVRFAVDAYVNFARRAGWQEAASSSLTELFAPQIHQSRLDSWPQHYPWIDAGGYDYFRKRLKEARRDVDHGLRITLEHYRTRDAQERMLQILQFKLDVLWSMLDAMSMAYELARAPYHTVTRERVWHRGIAL
- the pqqD gene encoding pyrroloquinoline quinone biosynthesis peptide chaperone PqqD, producing MSIAILPQVPRIRRGFRLQFEPAQGCHVLLYPEGMVKLNDSAGEILQRIDGQRDVTAIIAELTGQFPDVPGIDEDILAFLEVAHAQFWIEYA
- the pqqA gene encoding pyrroloquinoline quinone precursor peptide PqqA; the encoded protein is MWTKPNFTDMRLGFEVTLYFANR
- the pqqB gene encoding pyrroloquinoline quinone biosynthesis protein PqqB, which gives rise to MHIQILGSAAGGGFPQWNCNCRNCSGMRSGRLRAQPRTQSSIALSDDGIHWVLCNASPDIRAQIENFPALQPARRLRDTAIDGIILLDSQIDHTTGLLTLREGCPHQVWCTEMVHQDLTSGFPLFNMLEHWNGGLQWRPIHLDGQPFSVPACANLRFTAIPLRSSAPPYSPHRGNPHPGDNIGLFVEDLRSGGKLFYAPGLGEVDDNLLAWMRRADCLLVDGTLWRDDEMRVCEVGDKLGSEMGHLCQSGPGGMIEVLDGISGPRKVLIHINNTNPILDIDSAERGELVAHGIEVAWDGMSIEL
- the pqqE gene encoding pyrroloquinoline quinone biosynthesis protein PqqE, which encodes MLSSGSNTPSVGAAGVPAVGPPLWLLAELTYRCPLQCPYCSNPLDFARHGEELSTAQWIDVFRQARELGAAQLGFSGGEPLVRQDLAELIRAARGLGYYTNLITSGIGLTEKRIAEFADAGLDHIQVSFQAADEEVNNLLAGSKKAFAHKLAMARAVKAHGYPMVLNFVTHRHNIDSIDRIIELCIELEADYVELATCQFYGWAELNRAGLLPTREQLQRAERITNEWRDKLAAQNHPCKLIFVTPDYYEERPKACMSGWGKLFLDITPDGTALPCHSARQLPVKFPNVREHSLQHIWFDSFGFNRYRGDAWMPEPCRSCDEKDRDFGGCRCQAFMLTGDADKTDPVCSKSEHHGLILAAREEAEHAALGMEALKFRNEKASRIICKA